A part of Lacibacter sp. H407 genomic DNA contains:
- a CDS encoding DEAD/DEAH box helicase encodes MLTKVQFVKPKSEGNKVMTTVKKKAPQQGVKTNSKTKESASKTARQSGSATVKSNGKQSTAMKTGVDLYAALNEHFGFDAFKGTQEAVITNLLAGNDTFVIMPTGGGKSLCYQLPALVCEGWPLL; translated from the coding sequence TTGCTTACGAAAGTCCAGTTTGTAAAACCAAAGAGTGAAGGAAATAAAGTGATGACAACAGTTAAGAAAAAAGCTCCGCAGCAGGGAGTTAAAACAAACAGCAAAACAAAAGAATCCGCCAGTAAAACTGCCCGACAATCAGGTAGTGCAACCGTAAAATCAAACGGCAAACAATCAACCGCCATGAAAACAGGGGTTGATCTTTATGCTGCTCTCAACGAACATTTTGGATTCGATGCCTTTAAAGGCACTCAGGAAGCTGTGATTACCAACTTGCTGGCCGGTAATGATACGTTTGTGATCATGCCAACGGGTGGTGGTAAAAGTTTGTGTTACCAACTGCCTGCATTGGTATGTGAGGGGTGGCCATTATTGTGA
- a CDS encoding MarR family winged helix-turn-helix transcriptional regulator, whose protein sequence is MGIEQDIQQIRKFRNEHHKTVVNLIFTHNWVTEQLKQFLENEDLTLQQYNILRILRGSEKPLSTLQIRERMLDKMSDTSRIVDRLILKALAKKTISKRDKRLVDVTITAKGKKLLEKLDSTQSFIDGVMQNITEQEAKELNCLLDKVRGSV, encoded by the coding sequence ATGGGTATTGAACAGGATATACAACAAATCAGAAAATTCAGGAACGAACATCACAAAACAGTGGTGAATCTCATCTTCACCCACAACTGGGTGACCGAACAACTAAAACAATTTTTAGAGAACGAAGATCTTACATTGCAGCAATACAATATTCTGCGCATTTTACGTGGAAGCGAAAAACCACTTTCTACCTTACAGATCAGGGAGCGCATGCTGGATAAAATGAGCGATACCAGCAGGATCGTTGACCGGCTTATTCTAAAAGCACTGGCCAAAAAAACGATCAGCAAACGGGATAAGCGATTGGTAGATGTTACCATCACCGCAAAAGGGAAAAAGCTGTTGGAAAAATTAGACAGTACACAATCCTTTATTGATGGCGTAATGCAAAACATTACTGAACAGGAAGCCAAAGAACTGAACTGTCTGCTCGACAAAGTGCGTGGTTCTGTTTAA
- a CDS encoding LON peptidase substrate-binding domain-containing protein has translation MTNFIPIFPLSIIVFPGETLNLHIFEPRYKQLILECVEQKKPFGIPAVVNKELKDLGTLIEITAIKQVYEDGKMDISTRGIKVFRLLEVVKEVPDKLYSGAIVTYPEDEDDGKQLLMQQVVKGIKELHKLLEVSKDFKKPEEELKAFDVAHHMGLNIEEEYELLSLFREAQRQEYLKRHLGKVIPMLTEMESLKDKVKLNGHFRNLTSFDFDL, from the coding sequence ATGACCAATTTTATTCCCATCTTCCCTCTCAGCATTATTGTATTCCCCGGCGAAACGCTGAACCTCCACATTTTTGAACCACGTTACAAACAACTCATCCTGGAATGTGTAGAGCAGAAAAAACCGTTTGGTATACCTGCGGTTGTAAACAAAGAATTAAAAGACCTTGGTACATTGATCGAAATAACAGCCATCAAACAGGTATATGAAGATGGGAAAATGGATATCAGTACAAGAGGTATTAAAGTGTTTCGGTTGCTGGAAGTGGTGAAAGAAGTACCCGATAAATTATACAGTGGAGCTATTGTTACTTATCCCGAAGATGAAGATGATGGCAAGCAGTTACTGATGCAGCAGGTGGTAAAAGGAATTAAAGAACTGCACAAACTGCTGGAAGTAAGTAAAGATTTTAAAAAGCCTGAGGAAGAATTAAAAGCCTTTGATGTAGCCCATCATATGGGATTGAATATAGAAGAAGAATACGAACTGCTCAGTTTGTTCAGGGAAGCACAACGGCAGGAGTATTTAAAAAGGCATTTGGGAAAAGTAATTCCTATGCTCACTGAAATGGAAAGCTTAAAAGATAAAGTAAAACTAAACGGGCATTTCAGGAATCTTACATCGTTTGATTTTGATCTTTAA
- a CDS encoding glycosyltransferase, with protein sequence MAPLDWGLGHATRCIPLIRAFQQQGCEVVLAADGAVAALLAAEFPNLRIVQLQGYGIRYSKGSSLVGSMLRQLPGILRSMNYEHQWLNKFLQQEQFDLIISDNRPGFWNKQVACIYITHQLLIHSGKGKWINRLLQQQHSRYMKHFTTVWVPDEAGKENLAGELSHPSKPIIHPTYIGLVSRLHPTTVTQQYELMVLLSGPEPQRTVLESKLLEQLLAFNGTVLFVRGLPNNTTTLVTPSNITVHNHLQAHQLQEAIASAKLIICRSGYTTLMDLTRLQKKAILIPTPGQPEQEYLAAYMQEQSIFPFLSQQEFALANALSIAASFPYKQPFNDATFHLHEEIVTSTVKSLVKR encoded by the coding sequence ATGGCTCCCCTCGATTGGGGGCTGGGGCACGCCACCCGTTGTATTCCCTTGATCAGGGCGTTTCAGCAGCAAGGTTGTGAAGTTGTGCTGGCTGCCGATGGAGCTGTAGCCGCATTGCTGGCAGCTGAATTTCCCAATCTCCGCATCGTTCAACTGCAAGGTTATGGTATTCGTTATAGTAAAGGTTCGTCATTGGTTGGCAGCATGCTTCGCCAATTACCCGGTATTCTACGCAGTATGAACTATGAGCACCAATGGCTGAACAAATTCTTGCAGCAGGAACAATTTGATCTCATCATCAGCGATAACCGTCCCGGGTTTTGGAACAAACAAGTGGCTTGTATTTACATCACCCATCAACTGCTCATTCATTCGGGCAAAGGAAAATGGATCAACCGCTTGTTGCAACAACAGCATAGCAGGTATATGAAACACTTTACAACAGTGTGGGTGCCGGATGAAGCGGGTAAGGAAAACCTGGCGGGGGAATTATCACATCCATCAAAACCCATCATTCATCCAACGTATATCGGGCTGGTTTCACGTTTGCACCCAACAACGGTTACACAACAATATGAGTTGATGGTTTTACTATCTGGACCAGAGCCACAACGAACCGTTCTTGAATCCAAATTGCTGGAACAATTACTAGCATTCAACGGTACAGTATTATTTGTACGTGGGTTACCAAACAACACAACAACACTTGTTACACCTTCAAACATTACCGTTCACAATCACTTACAGGCACATCAATTACAGGAAGCAATTGCATCAGCCAAATTGATTATTTGCAGAAGCGGCTATACAACATTGATGGATCTTACCCGCCTGCAGAAAAAAGCAATTCTTATTCCAACCCCCGGTCAGCCCGAACAGGAATACCTGGCTGCTTATATGCAAGAGCAATCCATCTTTCCATTTCTTTCACAACAGGAATTTGCACTTGCAAATGCATTATCTATTGCAGCTTCGTTTCCATACAAGCAGCCGTTTAACGATGCAACATTTCATCTCCACGAAGAAATAGTAACATCAACTGTTAAGTCGCTTGTAAAAAGGTAA
- a CDS encoding mannose-1-phosphate guanylyltransferase, giving the protein MNKNHYVAIMAGGIGSRFWPMSRTAFPKQFLDILHTGRTLIQGTYDRYLQFIPNENIYVVTATEYAHIVREQLPNLPAENILCEPSRKNTAPCIAYITHKLQLINPDGLLICAPADHLILDAPAFTKVCTEAFDFVNSINALVTLGIKPTYANTGYGYIQHEAMPVADSVYKVKTFTEKPNLELAKTFLASGDFLWNAGIFVWKVKNILKAFEKFLPEINELFVAEKEFFNTPKEQEAVDRIYPQCTNISIDYGVMEKADNVYVMPSSFGWSDLGTWNSAYENMEKDYFGNAVAGKHVMIIDATKNVVHADNKKLVLLQGLDDFIVVDTKDVLLICKKEKEQEIKEYVAEVKRNIGDKFL; this is encoded by the coding sequence ATGAACAAGAATCACTATGTGGCCATTATGGCCGGTGGAATCGGCAGTCGTTTTTGGCCCATGAGCCGTACGGCTTTTCCAAAACAGTTTTTAGATATTCTGCATACAGGGCGCACCTTGATCCAGGGCACGTACGATCGATACCTGCAATTTATTCCTAACGAAAATATTTATGTGGTAACGGCTACCGAGTACGCACATATTGTAAGGGAACAACTACCCAATCTTCCTGCAGAAAATATTCTGTGCGAACCGTCACGCAAAAACACAGCACCCTGTATTGCCTATATTACACATAAACTGCAGTTGATCAATCCCGATGGATTGCTGATCTGTGCACCGGCCGATCATTTGATCCTTGATGCACCTGCTTTTACCAAAGTGTGTACAGAAGCGTTTGATTTTGTAAACAGCATCAACGCATTGGTAACTTTAGGCATTAAGCCAACCTATGCCAATACAGGCTATGGTTATATTCAACACGAAGCAATGCCGGTGGCCGACAGTGTGTACAAAGTGAAAACATTTACCGAGAAACCAAACCTGGAACTGGCAAAAACATTTCTTGCCAGCGGCGATTTTTTATGGAACGCCGGCATATTTGTGTGGAAGGTGAAGAATATTCTAAAAGCCTTTGAAAAATTTTTACCGGAGATCAACGAATTATTTGTTGCTGAAAAAGAATTCTTCAATACGCCAAAAGAACAGGAAGCAGTCGATCGCATTTATCCGCAGTGTACCAATATTTCGATCGATTATGGTGTGATGGAAAAAGCAGACAATGTGTATGTGATGCCATCGTCATTTGGATGGAGCGACCTCGGTACCTGGAACAGTGCTTATGAAAATATGGAGAAGGATTATTTTGGTAATGCAGTGGCCGGCAAACATGTAATGATCATTGATGCTACCAAGAATGTGGTGCATGCTGACAATAAGAAACTGGTGTTATTGCAGGGACTTGATGATTTTATTGTGGTAGATACCAAAGATGTATTACTGATCTGCAAAAAAGAAAAAGAACAGGAGATCAAAGAATACGTGGCAGAAGTGAAACGGAATATTGGAGATAAATTTTTGTAA
- a CDS encoding glycoside hydrolase family 10 protein: protein MMRVSFLFIFFIAAVCSTAQTNREFRAVWIATVDNIDWPSKKGIPVDSQKAEFIRILDLHKSNGMNAVIMQVRPATDAFYPSPYEPWSEWLSGVQGKPPSPYYDPLQFMITETHKRNMEFHAWCNPYRADFSIGKASIAPLHITRLHPQWFLDYGGKKYFDPGNKEAQAFVIEVIRDMTERYDVDAIHFDDYFYPYRIAGKEFPDSVTYQQYKKGLAKDDWRRSNVDSVIVGLSRMIKQTKPWVKFGISPFGVWRNNDRDPMGSNTKAGQTNYDDLYADILLWLKKDWIDYVAPQLYWEFGHKAAPYEVLIDWWSKHSYGKHCYIGLGIYRAGSSDVWKDSTLIPRQIELLRNTPNIQGMIFFSSKSFNKNPNGWNDSLRLHYFKEPALIPEMEWMSKRNR, encoded by the coding sequence ATGATGCGTGTTTCATTTCTTTTCATTTTTTTTATTGCCGCTGTTTGTTCAACAGCACAAACCAACCGTGAGTTCAGAGCTGTTTGGATAGCCACCGTTGATAATATTGACTGGCCATCAAAAAAGGGCATTCCTGTTGATTCACAAAAGGCAGAGTTCATCCGTATTCTCGATCTGCACAAAAGCAATGGGATGAATGCAGTGATCATGCAGGTGCGCCCCGCAACTGATGCATTTTATCCATCACCTTACGAACCCTGGAGCGAATGGTTGAGTGGTGTACAAGGTAAACCACCTTCACCTTATTATGATCCATTGCAGTTTATGATCACGGAAACGCATAAACGAAATATGGAATTCCATGCATGGTGTAATCCTTATCGTGCCGATTTCAGCATTGGGAAAGCATCGATTGCTCCATTGCATATAACACGTCTGCATCCTCAATGGTTTTTAGACTATGGCGGTAAAAAATATTTTGATCCAGGTAATAAAGAAGCACAGGCATTTGTAATAGAAGTGATCCGTGATATGACGGAACGTTATGATGTAGATGCCATTCACTTCGATGATTATTTTTATCCGTATCGGATCGCTGGAAAAGAGTTTCCGGATTCAGTTACGTATCAACAATATAAAAAGGGACTTGCAAAAGATGATTGGCGCAGAAGCAATGTTGATTCTGTAATTGTTGGGTTGAGCCGTATGATCAAACAAACAAAACCATGGGTGAAGTTTGGCATCAGTCCGTTTGGTGTATGGCGCAACAACGATAGAGATCCGATGGGCAGTAATACAAAAGCCGGCCAAACGAACTACGATGATCTGTATGCAGATATTCTCTTGTGGTTAAAAAAAGATTGGATCGATTATGTGGCACCGCAACTCTATTGGGAATTTGGGCACAAAGCAGCGCCATATGAAGTGTTGATCGATTGGTGGAGCAAACACAGTTATGGCAAGCATTGTTATATTGGCCTTGGCATCTATCGTGCAGGCAGCAGTGATGTTTGGAAAGACAGCACACTGATCCCACGCCAGATTGAACTGCTTCGTAATACGCCCAATATACAGGGGATGATCTTTTTCAGCAGTAAATCGTTCAATAAAAATCCAAATGGCTGGAACGATAGTTTGCGATTGCATTACTTTAAAGAACCTGCACTGATCCCTGAGATGGAATGGATGAGTAAAAGAAATAGATGA
- a CDS encoding RecQ family ATP-dependent DNA helicase, with amino-acid sequence MAIIVSPLIALMKNQVDLVRSYSSKDDVAHFLNSTLTKKEIKEVHDDLLAGKTKMLYVAPETLTKQDNLEFFSDLNISFFAVDEAHCISEWGHDFRPEYRRLKEMMDQINPDIPIIALTATATPKVQSDIVKNLGLREPEIFISSFNRGNLYYEIQPKIKKDQTVKHIVKFISQNKGKSGIIYTLNRKTTEELADMLMANGIKAVAYHAGFDGKVRADKQDQFLNEDVQVIVATIAFGMGIDKPDIRFVIHFNIPKSIENYYQETGRAGRDGMEGKCILYYSHKDVSKLEHLMRDKPLSEREVTAQMIQETVAFAESSVCRRKILLHYFGEEYTQENCGNCDNCLHPKEKIEAKDETIIALKAIKALGERFATEYVIPVIMGRLTPQIQMYRHDQLSEFGSGKEKDAHFWNSLIRQLLLNGLIQKDIEEYGLLKMTKVGEAFLKKPKSFKIVLNNLYEEATADDDEGADAGGGGLASDDKLFELLKELRQKEAKKKGLPPFVIFLENSLLDMATLYPTTLEELEKCQGVSKGKSIRYGKPFVELVAKYVEEHEIEKPDEFVMKSVVNKSGNKVYLIQNVDKRIPLETIAKNKGWRMDEMLEEMETIAASGTKLRLDYAIDEWLDEYEQEEIIDYFKTCSTSDLKIAQQELEDGGYNWEQLKIMRIKFLSEYGM; translated from the coding sequence GTGGCCATTATTGTGAGTCCGTTGATCGCACTCATGAAGAACCAGGTGGATCTTGTACGCAGTTATAGCAGCAAAGATGATGTGGCGCATTTTCTCAACTCTACATTAACCAAAAAAGAGATCAAGGAAGTGCATGATGATCTGCTCGCCGGTAAAACAAAGATGCTGTATGTAGCACCGGAAACATTGACCAAGCAGGATAATCTTGAATTTTTCAGCGATCTGAATATTTCTTTTTTTGCAGTGGATGAGGCGCATTGTATTAGTGAGTGGGGACATGATTTCCGTCCTGAATATCGCCGATTGAAAGAAATGATGGATCAGATCAATCCAGACATTCCAATCATTGCATTAACTGCCACAGCAACGCCAAAAGTACAAAGCGATATTGTGAAGAACCTTGGATTGCGTGAACCGGAGATTTTTATATCGTCGTTTAACAGAGGCAATCTTTATTATGAAATTCAACCCAAGATCAAGAAAGATCAAACGGTAAAACATATTGTGAAGTTTATTTCACAAAACAAAGGCAAGAGCGGCATCATTTACACACTCAACCGCAAAACAACTGAAGAACTGGCCGATATGTTGATGGCCAACGGTATTAAAGCCGTTGCTTATCATGCAGGTTTTGATGGGAAAGTGAGAGCAGATAAACAAGATCAGTTTTTGAATGAAGATGTACAAGTGATCGTTGCCACCATTGCGTTCGGAATGGGAATTGATAAACCAGATATCCGTTTTGTGATCCACTTCAATATTCCCAAGAGCATTGAGAATTATTACCAGGAAACAGGACGTGCAGGCCGTGATGGCATGGAAGGAAAATGTATCCTGTACTATTCGCACAAAGATGTGAGCAAGCTCGAACATTTGATGCGTGATAAGCCCCTAAGCGAACGTGAAGTAACTGCACAAATGATCCAGGAAACCGTTGCGTTTGCCGAAAGTTCCGTTTGTCGTAGAAAAATATTGCTGCATTATTTTGGTGAAGAATATACACAGGAGAACTGTGGTAACTGTGACAACTGTTTGCATCCAAAAGAAAAGATCGAAGCAAAAGACGAAACGATCATTGCGTTGAAAGCCATCAAAGCATTGGGCGAGCGTTTTGCTACTGAATATGTAATACCCGTGATCATGGGACGGTTAACACCACAGATCCAGATGTACCGCCACGATCAGCTTTCAGAATTTGGAAGCGGTAAAGAAAAAGATGCGCATTTCTGGAACTCATTGATCCGGCAATTATTATTGAATGGGTTGATCCAGAAAGACATTGAAGAATATGGTTTGCTGAAGATGACAAAGGTTGGTGAAGCATTTCTGAAGAAGCCGAAGAGTTTCAAAATTGTACTTAATAATTTATACGAAGAAGCTACTGCCGATGATGATGAAGGAGCCGATGCAGGTGGCGGCGGGTTGGCGTCAGATGATAAGTTGTTTGAATTGCTGAAAGAATTACGTCAGAAAGAAGCGAAGAAAAAAGGGTTACCTCCGTTTGTGATCTTCCTTGAGAATTCGTTGCTTGATATGGCTACGCTTTATCCAACTACATTGGAAGAATTGGAAAAATGCCAGGGCGTAAGTAAGGGCAAATCGATTCGTTACGGCAAACCTTTTGTGGAATTGGTAGCGAAGTATGTTGAGGAACATGAGATCGAGAAGCCCGATGAGTTTGTGATGAAAAGTGTGGTGAATAAGAGCGGCAACAAAGTATACCTCATTCAAAATGTTGACAAACGTATTCCACTCGAAACCATTGCCAAGAACAAAGGCTGGCGCATGGATGAAATGCTGGAGGAGATGGAAACCATTGCTGCCAGCGGCACCAAACTCCGCCTTGATTATGCCATTGATGAATGGCTCGATGAATACGAACAGGAAGAGATCATTGATTATTTTAAGACCTGTAGCACCAGCGATTTAAAGATTGCGCAGCAAGAACTGGAAGACGGTGGTTACAACTGGGAGCAGCTGAAGATTATGCGGATCAAGTTTTTGAGTGAATACGGGATGTAA
- a CDS encoding type III pantothenate kinase, whose product MSITICFDFGNTRLKAAVFEQDQLKEIIILPDDNRSTIEEIIQKYKPQFTILSSVIDHQPIVEDVLASHTHFHKLSHTTKLPFTTPVGKPETIGADRLALCAAAVYLFPNKNNLAIGLGTCITYNFINNQNQFLGGGISPGLEMRFKAMHGFTAKLPLVNMEWNFPLIGYDTKTNLLSGVAWGMAKEIDGIIDAYREKYGNFNVQLTGGDTLHFAPLLKNMIFADPQLIFKGLYAISEFNR is encoded by the coding sequence ATGAGCATTACCATCTGTTTCGATTTCGGCAACACCCGTTTAAAAGCGGCGGTGTTTGAACAGGATCAACTGAAAGAAATTATTATTCTTCCGGACGACAACCGTTCAACCATTGAAGAGATCATTCAGAAATACAAACCACAGTTTACAATTCTTTCTTCGGTAATTGATCATCAGCCAATCGTAGAAGATGTATTGGCGTCGCATACGCATTTTCATAAATTATCGCATACCACCAAGCTGCCATTTACCACGCCTGTTGGCAAACCCGAAACCATTGGTGCCGACCGGTTGGCGCTTTGTGCAGCCGCAGTGTACCTGTTCCCCAATAAAAATAATTTAGCCATTGGTTTGGGCACCTGCATTACCTATAATTTCATCAATAATCAGAATCAGTTTTTAGGCGGTGGCATTTCGCCGGGACTTGAAATGCGTTTCAAAGCCATGCATGGGTTTACAGCCAAGCTGCCATTGGTAAATATGGAGTGGAACTTCCCGTTGATTGGCTACGATACCAAGACCAATTTGCTCAGTGGTGTGGCTTGGGGAATGGCCAAAGAAATCGATGGCATCATTGATGCATACAGGGAAAAGTATGGCAACTTTAACGTGCAATTAACCGGGGGCGATACCCTTCATTTTGCTCCTCTGCTCAAAAACATGATATTTGCAGACCCTCAACTAATATTTAAAGGTCTGTATGCAATCAGTGAGTTCAATCGGTAA
- a CDS encoding KpsF/GutQ family sugar-phosphate isomerase — MAAEQHIDPLETARRTIVLEAGAIEGLANQLTDDFTRICKVILEAKGRVIVSGIGKSAVIAQKIVATLNSTGTPAVYMHAAEAIHGDLGMILSHDVVMIISKSGESPEIKVLTQLVKNFGNQVVGMVGNTESYLAKQSDFVLNTTVSQEACPNNLAPTSSTTAQMVMGDALAVALMELRGFKSEDFAKFHPGGALGKKLYLRVADLYIHNEQPKVTATASLKEVIVEISKKRLGATAVVGANDELLGVITDGDLRRMLEKNNPLDAVAASAIMSINPKTIEGDALAIDAMELMRENNISQLLVVNNKQYLGVIHLHDLIKEGLI; from the coding sequence ATGGCAGCAGAACAACATATCGATCCATTAGAAACAGCCCGCCGCACAATTGTTTTGGAGGCGGGGGCCATTGAAGGTTTAGCCAATCAGCTAACCGACGATTTCACCCGTATATGCAAAGTGATCCTGGAAGCCAAGGGCAGGGTAATTGTAAGCGGCATTGGTAAAAGTGCCGTAATTGCCCAAAAGATCGTGGCAACGCTTAATTCTACGGGCACCCCGGCCGTTTATATGCATGCAGCCGAGGCCATTCATGGCGATCTGGGGATGATCCTCAGCCACGATGTAGTAATGATCATCAGCAAAAGCGGCGAAAGCCCTGAGATCAAAGTGCTTACGCAATTGGTAAAGAATTTCGGCAACCAAGTCGTTGGTATGGTGGGTAACACGGAATCGTATCTGGCCAAGCAAAGTGATTTCGTACTCAATACAACTGTAAGCCAGGAAGCATGCCCCAACAACCTCGCACCCACCAGCAGCACTACCGCACAAATGGTGATGGGTGATGCATTGGCCGTGGCCTTAATGGAATTACGTGGATTTAAAAGTGAGGATTTTGCCAAGTTCCATCCTGGCGGAGCACTGGGCAAGAAACTTTATTTACGGGTAGCTGACCTCTATATTCATAATGAGCAACCAAAAGTTACGGCAACTGCTTCTCTCAAAGAAGTGATCGTGGAAATTTCAAAAAAGCGATTGGGCGCTACTGCAGTGGTGGGTGCAAATGATGAATTGCTCGGCGTAATTACCGACGGAGATCTGCGCCGGATGTTGGAAAAAAACAACCCGTTGGATGCAGTAGCGGCATCAGCTATTATGAGCATCAACCCTAAAACAATCGAAGGCGATGCGTTGGCCATTGACGCCATGGAACTGATGCGTGAAAATAATATCAGTCAATTACTGGTTGTTAACAACAAACAATATCTGGGAGTTATACATTTGCACGATTTAATTAAAGAAGGTTTGATATAA
- a CDS encoding LOG family protein gives MVNPNEIKFLEGPQSRWREFKFAWKVLLEFIKGYRSLAFVGPCVTIFGSARYNEGHEYYELTRKVGAEVAKMGFTVMTGGGPGLMEAANRGAKEVGGRSVGCNIVLPFEQNPNPYLDRWVDIRYFFVRKTLLIKYSYAFICMPGGFGTLDELFESITLIQTKMIKDFPVIVIGVDFHKEIVEHVRLMKERGTISPEDDQLFFVTDSIEEAMQVLRIKSIKRFDLRHEKQKPFTFLFERKNWK, from the coding sequence ATGGTTAACCCGAATGAGATCAAGTTTTTAGAAGGCCCCCAAAGCCGTTGGCGTGAATTTAAGTTTGCGTGGAAAGTATTACTGGAATTTATTAAAGGTTATCGCAGCCTTGCATTTGTAGGGCCTTGCGTGACCATTTTTGGATCGGCACGTTACAACGAAGGGCATGAGTATTATGAACTCACAAGAAAAGTAGGTGCCGAAGTTGCGAAGATGGGTTTTACAGTGATGACGGGCGGTGGACCCGGTTTAATGGAAGCAGCGAATCGTGGGGCGAAAGAAGTAGGGGGCAGAAGTGTGGGTTGCAATATCGTGTTGCCATTTGAACAAAACCCCAATCCCTATTTGGATCGCTGGGTAGATATCCGATATTTTTTTGTACGCAAAACATTGCTCATTAAATATTCTTATGCCTTCATTTGTATGCCCGGAGGTTTTGGTACGTTAGATGAGTTGTTTGAATCCATCACACTCATTCAAACAAAAATGATCAAGGATTTTCCGGTGATCGTGATTGGTGTCGATTTTCATAAAGAAATTGTGGAGCATGTGCGATTGATGAAGGAACGGGGAACCATTTCGCCCGAAGATGATCAGTTGTTTTTTGTAACCGATTCCATTGAAGAAGCCATGCAGGTGCTGCGTATCAAAAGCATCAAGCGATTTGATCTGCGTCATGAAAAGCAAAAGCCTTTTACTTTTCTCTTTGAGCGTAAAAACTGGAAGTAA
- the lptC gene encoding LPS export ABC transporter periplasmic protein LptC, whose product MINGFNHINLIKKAAALLTGCFFFFACENDIAVIRDLQRSRLSVDEVKDVTSYQSQGGRVKAKLMAPLMLRYFDSVPRVEFPNSLHVDFYNDSLQIESYLDAKKAWYYEQQGRITLTDSVVVIRIDGDTLKTDELFWDQNTHKLYTKKDVEIRQKTKTIFGKGFESDEQLKNGRIDSPTGFILVGASKFAGN is encoded by the coding sequence ATGATTAATGGATTCAACCATATCAATCTTATAAAAAAAGCAGCAGCACTACTAACGGGCTGCTTTTTTTTCTTTGCCTGTGAAAATGATATCGCAGTGATTCGTGATCTGCAACGCAGCCGCTTGTCGGTTGATGAAGTGAAAGATGTAACCAGCTACCAAAGCCAGGGTGGACGGGTAAAAGCAAAGCTCATGGCACCCCTCATGCTTCGTTATTTTGACAGTGTGCCACGGGTTGAATTTCCGAATTCATTACATGTAGATTTTTATAACGATAGTCTGCAGATTGAAAGTTATCTCGACGCAAAAAAAGCATGGTATTACGAACAACAGGGTCGTATTACACTTACGGACAGTGTAGTGGTGATCCGAATTGATGGCGATACTCTCAAAACAGACGAATTATTCTGGGATCAGAACACGCACAAACTGTACACAAAAAAAGACGTCGAGATCAGACAAAAAACAAAAACTATTTTCGGCAAGGGCTTCGAAAGCGATGAACAGTTGAAAAATGGTCGTATTGATTCTCCAACTGGTTTTATACTGGTGGGCGCATCAAAGTTTGCAGGTAACTAA
- a CDS encoding GNAT family N-acetyltransferase — MTYYQHFYPESVDPQLLDAYLSKGWYRIHQMLITTDLISKEDEYQAVFWLRYRLENYQHNKKNRKLLLASEQFSCAIEPLHFTDELEELYTRYRSQLDFDMSDSAKAYLLGDRNENVFPSQLLTLRDNGQLIAAGCYDEAATSLTGILSIYDPAYKKYSLGKVLILKKLEEAIRLQKAWFYPGYISLHSSKFDYKLFPDLNSTEVYNRLTDIWQPYTSTNLQELHEAMLKEYLEQQRL; from the coding sequence ATGACCTATTATCAGCATTTTTATCCGGAATCGGTGGACCCTCAACTGCTTGATGCCTACTTGAGCAAAGGCTGGTACCGTATCCATCAAATGCTGATCACCACTGATCTTATTTCAAAAGAGGACGAATACCAGGCGGTGTTCTGGCTGCGTTATCGATTAGAAAATTATCAACACAATAAAAAGAACCGGAAATTGTTGCTGGCAAGTGAACAATTCAGCTGCGCCATTGAGCCATTGCATTTCACCGATGAACTGGAAGAGCTCTATACAAGATACCGTTCGCAACTTGACTTTGACATGAGTGATTCTGCAAAGGCATATTTACTCGGCGACCGGAACGAAAATGTGTTCCCCTCACAGTTACTTACACTACGTGATAATGGACAGTTGATTGCTGCCGGTTGTTATGATGAAGCTGCAACATCACTCACCGGTATTCTGAGCATCTACGATCCTGCGTATAAAAAATACAGTTTGGGAAAAGTGCTCATTTTAAAAAAACTGGAAGAAGCCATCCGTTTACAAAAGGCCTGGTTTTATCCTGGCTATATCAGTCTGCACAGCAGCAAGTTCGATTACAAATTATTTCCGGATCTGAATTCCACCGAAGTATACAACCGATTAACGGATATCTGGCAACCCTATACCAGTACCAATTTGCAGGAACTGCACGAGGCGATGCTGAAGGAGTATTTGGAACAGCAGCGATTGTGA